From Bacillus sp. FSL K6-3431, the proteins below share one genomic window:
- a CDS encoding DinB family protein produces the protein MIYLFRYNWQVREEWFHLCEQISHEELMASRTGGLGSISKTLFHVVDIEQSWINGLCGKPEYHHEYSDYSSLNEIKKLSAQCRPSIEKVILGWNPEKDTQLIFGFTYGEVIRHIIAHEIHHIGQLSIWARELGIEPVSANLILRGLYNE, from the coding sequence ATGATTTATTTATTTCGTTATAATTGGCAAGTACGTGAGGAGTGGTTCCATTTATGTGAACAGATCTCACATGAGGAACTTATGGCTTCAAGAACGGGTGGTTTGGGAAGTATTTCAAAGACTTTATTCCACGTTGTAGATATAGAACAGAGCTGGATTAACGGATTGTGTGGAAAACCAGAATATCACCATGAATATAGTGATTATTCCTCCTTAAATGAAATAAAAAAATTGTCCGCACAATGTCGGCCAAGCATTGAAAAAGTCATTCTGGGATGGAATCCTGAAAAGGACACTCAATTAATTTTTGGTTTTACCTATGGGGAGGTCATTCGCCATATAATTGCTCATGAAATTCATCATATAGGGCAGCTTTCTATCTGGGCGAGAGAATTAGGTATTGAACCAGTTTCAGCAAATCTAATTTTAAGAGGTTTGTATAATGAATAA
- a CDS encoding bifunctional 5,10-methylenetetrahydrofolate dehydrogenase/5,10-methenyltetrahydrofolate cyclohydrolase gives MSKIILDGNLVAQEIKDNLELRIGSLKDNGIIPCLATILVGNNPSSEIYVKMKGNACERLGMKSIRIHLPESIETNELLEAIAKLNQDETVHGILLQHPVPSHIDERLAFESIGIRKDVDGVTSTGYGQTALGFGMYPSCTPAAIMKLLKYYQIPIEGKHAVVVGRSPILGKPVSALLLNENATVTTCHSKTTNLPQLLKQADIVVAAVGKPTYIHGKWLKKDSIILDAGYNKGNIGDIDYESCYEVASAITPVPGGVGPVTIAMLMKHTVESAENM, from the coding sequence ATGAGCAAAATTATTTTGGATGGAAATCTTGTAGCGCAAGAAATAAAGGATAACTTAGAGCTACGAATTGGATCATTAAAAGATAATGGTATCATTCCATGTCTCGCAACGATTCTTGTCGGTAATAATCCTTCTTCAGAAATATATGTAAAAATGAAAGGAAATGCTTGTGAAAGATTAGGTATGAAATCTATCCGTATCCATTTGCCTGAATCGATTGAGACAAATGAATTATTAGAAGCTATCGCTAAACTAAATCAAGATGAAACAGTTCATGGTATCCTTTTGCAACATCCTGTACCATCACATATTGACGAACGTTTAGCTTTTGAATCAATTGGCATTAGAAAAGATGTGGATGGCGTGACAAGCACAGGATACGGACAGACAGCATTAGGTTTTGGTATGTATCCTTCCTGCACACCAGCAGCAATTATGAAACTTTTAAAATATTACCAAATACCAATTGAGGGTAAACATGCTGTTGTAGTTGGAAGAAGTCCAATCTTAGGTAAACCCGTATCTGCATTACTTCTAAATGAAAATGCGACTGTTACCACATGTCATTCAAAAACAACCAATTTACCACAACTGTTAAAACAAGCTGATATAGTCGTAGCAGCGGTTGGAAAACCTACATACATACACGGTAAATGGTTGAAAAAGGATTCCATTATATTAGACGCTGGTTATAATAAAGGGAATATAGGAGATATAGATTACGAATCCTGTTATGAAGTAGCAAGTGCAATAACTCCTGTACCTGGTGGTGTAGGTCCTGTTACTATTGCAATGTTGATGAAGCATACAGTAGAATCTGCAGAAAATATGTAG
- a CDS encoding PrsW family glutamic-type intramembrane protease, protein MASAIENIRLIIREKLEHIYQFWQEWIQKHPMIIRIYTIFSWVSLIVFILSLIFMEDSRKVFIQFFWSFYVIFQFWLLCRSKTISWKQYTYFFLAGAWLIVPLNSVIVISITSIFGGQTSDVWSQAFLTPIVEEISKLIPLGVYLLLSRRASSLSLSDYALIGAASGAGFQFLEEVTRRLITGGNYGVTFLGGKVLHWDISTLFPGYFEESFLPTRMTSGHALLTALIALGIGMALRYRDKWKNYVFIFPYLLLFLAIFDHVMWNASYQAPKWLSAIHELLGSGYSEKPLFLIMLITALCIDYWELNRIREKIPKLESEKVINPITECWNLIVALIKDRQRYGYLLYFYRERRELGYTIMHGNMEAKRRLPVLKTNVQKYFQMLTLITVTVLIAFIILGWDSLYSGQGEDACFACLFDSLQNWWDGLSGWEKGAIIAGAFALSVPFLGVWSAVGAVSMGMGVIASGQQIADIIRNPKKLLTPEYAAAAVFTIGFSRFPLGKIGAGRVLNTAKGFTRHEFTTVGGLTYRTTHGTNGELRSVFAKIEKSHLGTGTNTNAASRRYARTLGNQTDDAGHGIGNNLGGIGSRNSGNIFPQSLNINRGRFRQFEGLVADEVRAGKDVFVRVTPKYTTGSTRPYEVLYQVRIDGDTISRVFPNP, encoded by the coding sequence ATGGCAAGTGCGATCGAGAATATAAGATTAATAATAAGGGAGAAGTTAGAGCATATCTATCAATTTTGGCAAGAATGGATTCAAAAGCATCCTATGATTATACGCATTTATACTATCTTTTCCTGGGTTTCTTTGATTGTCTTCATTTTAAGTTTGATTTTCATGGAGGACTCCCGGAAAGTTTTCATTCAGTTTTTTTGGTCGTTTTATGTAATTTTTCAGTTTTGGCTGTTATGTCGCAGTAAAACAATATCTTGGAAACAATACACTTATTTTTTTCTAGCAGGCGCTTGGTTAATAGTACCGCTGAATTCAGTCATTGTGATTTCGATTACTTCTATTTTTGGAGGACAGACCTCTGATGTGTGGAGTCAAGCTTTTTTAACACCTATTGTAGAAGAAATATCCAAATTAATTCCGCTTGGCGTCTACCTTTTGTTATCACGTCGAGCATCATCTTTAAGCTTAAGTGATTATGCTCTAATCGGGGCGGCATCAGGAGCTGGTTTTCAATTTTTAGAGGAAGTGACGCGTCGATTAATCACAGGGGGAAATTATGGAGTTACTTTTCTCGGGGGCAAGGTTCTTCATTGGGATATATCCACATTGTTTCCTGGCTATTTTGAGGAGAGTTTTTTACCTACAAGAATGACCTCGGGGCATGCTTTATTGACAGCTTTAATTGCATTAGGGATTGGAATGGCCTTGAGATATAGAGATAAATGGAAGAATTATGTCTTCATTTTTCCCTATTTACTTTTATTCCTTGCCATTTTTGATCATGTAATGTGGAATGCTAGTTATCAAGCACCAAAATGGCTTAGCGCAATTCATGAATTGCTAGGAAGTGGTTACTCCGAAAAACCACTTTTCCTAATTATGCTTATTACTGCTTTATGTATTGATTATTGGGAATTGAATCGTATACGAGAGAAAATTCCAAAATTAGAATCGGAAAAAGTGATAAATCCTATTACCGAATGTTGGAATCTGATTGTTGCACTTATAAAGGATAGACAGCGATACGGCTATTTACTGTATTTTTATCGGGAACGAAGAGAACTTGGTTATACAATAATGCATGGAAATATGGAAGCAAAGAGGCGTCTCCCAGTATTAAAGACAAATGTTCAGAAATACTTCCAAATGTTAACCCTTATTACAGTAACCGTTTTGATCGCCTTTATTATTTTAGGATGGGATAGTTTATACAGTGGTCAGGGCGAGGATGCTTGTTTTGCCTGTTTATTTGATAGTTTGCAAAACTGGTGGGATGGCCTATCGGGATGGGAAAAAGGAGCCATTATTGCGGGTGCATTTGCCTTATCAGTTCCATTTCTCGGGGTTTGGTCAGCTGTTGGTGCTGTCTCTATGGGCATGGGCGTTATAGCTAGCGGCCAACAAATAGCAGACATAATAAGGAACCCAAAAAAGTTATTGACACCTGAATATGCAGCTGCAGCTGTCTTTACGATCGGGTTTAGTCGATTTCCACTCGGGAAAATTGGTGCGGGAAGAGTATTGAATACAGCAAAGGGATTTACAAGGCATGAATTTACAACTGTAGGTGGACTAACATACCGAACGACGCATGGAACTAACGGCGAGCTACGATCTGTTTTCGCTAAAATAGAAAAGAGCCATCTTGGAACAGGGACTAATACTAATGCTGCTTCCAGAAGATATGCTAGGACACTTGGAAATCAGACAGACGATGCAGGTCATGGAATTGGTAATAATCTTGGAGGTATTGGATCAAGGAACTCTGGAAATATTTTTCCTCAAAGCTTAAACATCAACAGGGGAAGATTTAGGCAATTTGAAGGATTAGTTGCAGACGAAGTTCGTGCAGGTAAAGATGTTTTTGTTCGTGTTACACCTAAATATACTACCGGTTCAACAAGACCGTATGAAGTTCTATATCAAGTAAGGATCGATGGGGATACAATCTCAAGGGTTTTTCCAAATCCATAA
- a CDS encoding serine hydrolase domain-containing protein, whose product MNPLQLKLQPLLSDFVENGPAGCACSVIHQGKKVFEDFVGLADTDTKKAITSDTIYRIYSMTKVVTCTAALMLYERGLFLLNDPLEEYLPEFKDPQVYRINDCGEKYISPATRSITVKDLFTMTSGLTYPGDANETERHVAKAMEILEQNNELGGKMTIRTMSKSLASIPLAFDPGTQWHYGLSHDVLGVLIEVISGKTFGQFLKDEIFDPLDMNDTFFRIPEDKQDRLCSFYTRDDVGGLTKNTEMGVHIQPNAIFESGGGGLLSTLSDYSRFAHMLANGGELDGERLIGRKTIELMATNHLTTSNNQNFSWNYLSGYGYGLGVRVMVDPALGGINSSVGEFGWSGLLGTWVLIDPKEKLSAVYMQQMMPNFEAYHQPRLRSVIYGAI is encoded by the coding sequence TTGAATCCACTACAATTAAAACTACAACCATTATTAAGCGACTTCGTAGAAAACGGTCCAGCAGGATGTGCATGTTCTGTCATACATCAAGGAAAAAAAGTATTTGAAGATTTTGTTGGGTTAGCAGACACCGACACGAAAAAGGCGATTACATCTGATACGATTTATCGTATTTACTCAATGACAAAAGTCGTCACATGTACTGCTGCGCTAATGTTGTATGAGAGGGGATTATTTTTACTAAATGATCCTCTAGAGGAATATTTACCAGAGTTCAAAGACCCACAAGTTTATCGAATAAATGATTGTGGTGAAAAATACATTTCACCCGCTACAAGGTCCATTACCGTAAAAGATCTTTTTACGATGACCTCTGGTCTAACGTATCCCGGAGACGCAAACGAAACAGAACGCCACGTTGCAAAAGCTATGGAGATATTGGAACAGAATAACGAACTCGGTGGAAAAATGACTATAAGAACGATGTCCAAATCATTAGCTTCTATTCCTTTAGCTTTTGACCCAGGAACACAATGGCATTATGGTCTGAGTCATGATGTGCTAGGAGTACTAATTGAAGTGATATCCGGAAAGACTTTTGGACAATTTTTGAAAGATGAGATTTTCGATCCTCTAGATATGAACGATACGTTCTTTCGCATACCTGAGGATAAGCAAGATCGCCTTTGTAGCTTTTACACTCGTGATGACGTTGGCGGCTTAACAAAGAATACGGAAATGGGCGTACATATTCAACCTAATGCAATATTTGAAAGTGGTGGTGGAGGATTGCTATCCACTTTAAGTGATTATAGTCGGTTTGCACATATGTTAGCGAATGGTGGGGAATTGGATGGGGAACGACTCATAGGACGGAAAACGATTGAACTTATGGCAACGAATCACCTAACAACATCTAATAACCAAAACTTCAGTTGGAATTACCTCTCAGGATACGGGTACGGTTTAGGAGTCCGAGTGATGGTTGATCCAGCATTAGGCGGAATTAATAGTTCAGTCGGTGAGTTTGGATGGTCAGGATTATTAGGCACCTGGGTTTTAATAGATCCAAAGGAAAAATTGTCCGCTGTTTATATGCAGCAAATGATGCCTAACTTCGAAGCTTACCATCAACCGAGATTACGCTCAGTTATTTATGGAGCGATTTGA
- a CDS encoding ABC transporter ATP-binding protein — MRYMYQIPTSSLYKERTGSYVHYVIHDIGTVGGMIGSDVPRGLQQLGAAIVLFYIVGFNSAVILIFSLVCCFIYVLLGRFFSRRLKANAKLVQEARSNLVVHIEEGISSTREVIAYHRMKWEKAIYERFFKKYFDAVIKEGKLINLQLISSEPIKWALTIFILGYGGSLVLQNKMSIGAFIILYQFSNQLVSTFQNLFNMVMGFSGKMASLDRVRNVMDAPTWTNGNKKIGSVVNTLQFRDVHFTYGQETNDIISNLNFDIPIGKKVAIVGTSGGGKSTIAQLLMRFYEPVSGDILINGKTLSDVNRADWSSRVAIVFQDPYLFPDTVRNNILMGKENVAESHLYHVCQCADIHDFILSLSNGYDTIVGERGITLSGGQRQRISIARALIRNPEILILDEATSALDLITERVIQDNIDHYRKDKTTIIIAHRLSTIQNSDCIFVLNRGRLIEQGTHAELMVKGNVYKDLIHMEEQTSLKVMV, encoded by the coding sequence ATGCGTTATATGTATCAGATTCCAACTTCCTCCCTATACAAGGAACGAACAGGTTCCTATGTTCACTATGTGATTCATGATATCGGGACTGTTGGTGGGATGATTGGAAGCGATGTGCCTAGAGGCTTGCAGCAGCTGGGTGCAGCCATTGTTTTATTCTATATTGTGGGTTTTAATAGTGCAGTTATTTTAATATTCAGTCTTGTTTGCTGTTTCATCTATGTTTTATTAGGTCGTTTTTTTTCAAGAAGATTAAAAGCAAATGCGAAACTTGTTCAGGAAGCGCGGTCCAACTTAGTTGTCCACATAGAGGAAGGCATTTCCTCGACAAGAGAAGTAATTGCTTATCATCGTATGAAATGGGAAAAAGCTATATATGAAAGGTTTTTTAAGAAATATTTTGATGCGGTCATAAAAGAAGGAAAACTAATAAATTTGCAATTAATAAGCAGTGAACCGATAAAGTGGGCGTTAACCATCTTTATCCTTGGGTATGGAGGATCTCTGGTTTTACAAAACAAAATGTCTATTGGAGCATTTATCATTTTGTATCAATTTAGTAACCAATTAGTCTCGACTTTTCAAAATCTTTTTAACATGGTGATGGGGTTTTCAGGGAAAATGGCGAGTTTGGATCGTGTTCGGAATGTAATGGATGCCCCGACATGGACGAACGGTAATAAGAAAATCGGCTCTGTTGTAAATACGCTGCAATTTAGGGATGTTCATTTCACATACGGTCAAGAGACAAATGATATCATTTCAAATTTGAATTTCGATATACCAATCGGTAAAAAGGTAGCTATCGTTGGAACGAGTGGTGGTGGTAAGTCTACAATCGCTCAACTTCTTATGCGTTTTTATGAACCTGTGAGTGGGGATATTCTAATCAATGGGAAAACACTTTCTGATGTCAATCGTGCGGATTGGTCAAGCAGGGTTGCGATTGTTTTTCAAGATCCGTATCTTTTCCCGGATACAGTAAGAAACAATATCCTTATGGGAAAGGAAAATGTAGCAGAATCACATCTGTATCATGTTTGTCAGTGTGCAGATATCCACGACTTTATCTTATCTTTATCTAATGGATATGACACGATTGTTGGAGAACGAGGCATTACTCTTTCTGGTGGTCAACGACAGCGCATCTCCATAGCTAGAGCGTTAATTAGAAATCCGGAAATTCTTATCCTGGACGAGGCTACTTCCGCGCTCGATTTAATAACGGAGAGAGTGATACAAGATAATATTGATCACTACAGAAAAGATAAAACAACGATTATCATTGCACATAGATTGTCAACGATTCAAAACTCAGACTGTATTTTTGTTCTTAACCGGGGACGACTTATTGAACAAGGGACCCATGCTGAACTAATGGTAAAAGGAAACGTATATAAAGACTTGATCCATATGGAGGAACAGACCTCACTGAAAGTTATGGTCTAA
- a CDS encoding ABC transporter ATP-binding protein: MNISSINKDKGTYTLLTVYLWTLSFLRPYLLTLCLLVLCGLIITGVELAIPKFIQYFIDHILAEQQANQFIILIWVIVGLVVMMLLFSALRNLVQRSMQEKASRDIQISIYSHLRKLGFAYFEKHPVGESLALMNTEVAALQNLYRQLFPWMINGFIFSICSIFLMAMISLRLSLILIPSFFLYYLFGPYFEKKASIYGRKMADDRVRFNQKVYESIVSISDLRANSAEAWDLQGVETQHKKLNEAMIKTYWFAYWRGTNRRMSYYIGGVAIIIYGVYLSQAGELPTGAFIAFLLYYFQTMHIITSVVTSITEQKVLMSQAEKLYRFLQIPSVVEEAKEIERLEVAQGNISFEGVSFSYPDGQNVLNKFNLCIKAGQKVALVGKSGNGKSTILKLFGRFYDPTEGKILLDGKPIEKLSFEDLRGNLGFVFQETYLFGASVRDNILFGRPDATEQEVVDAAQAAYAHEFISELPQGYDTLLGERGVRLSGGQKQRISIARMFIKNPPVILLDEATASLDTISEKEVQVALHRLMQGRTTITVAHRLSTIRDYDNIVMVEDGRVCECGKFDELMDQQGAFYQLAAGKTLEGA, translated from the coding sequence ATGAATATAAGTTCTATAAATAAAGATAAAGGGACGTATACCTTATTAACTGTCTACTTATGGACGCTATCCTTTTTACGCCCCTATTTACTAACTCTCTGTCTTCTTGTTTTATGTGGATTAATCATTACGGGAGTTGAACTTGCCATTCCTAAGTTCATTCAATATTTTATTGATCATATTTTAGCTGAGCAGCAAGCAAATCAATTCATTATTTTAATTTGGGTAATTGTAGGTCTTGTTGTCATGATGTTATTATTTTCAGCCCTCCGTAATTTGGTCCAACGCTCTATGCAAGAGAAAGCTTCTCGTGATATACAGATTTCAATTTATTCACATTTGCGAAAACTCGGCTTTGCTTACTTTGAAAAGCATCCTGTTGGTGAGAGCTTGGCTTTAATGAATACAGAGGTTGCGGCTTTACAAAATTTGTATCGTCAATTATTCCCTTGGATGATAAATGGATTTATATTTTCTATTTGCTCCATATTTTTAATGGCAATGATTAGTTTAAGATTAAGCCTTATCCTCATCCCGAGTTTTTTCCTTTATTATCTATTTGGACCATACTTTGAGAAAAAAGCATCTATTTATGGAAGAAAGATGGCTGATGATCGTGTGCGGTTCAATCAAAAAGTATATGAAAGCATTGTTTCAATCAGTGATCTTCGTGCCAATTCAGCCGAGGCATGGGATCTTCAGGGTGTGGAGACCCAACATAAAAAGTTGAACGAGGCAATGATAAAAACATATTGGTTTGCTTATTGGAGAGGCACCAATCGACGAATGTCTTATTATATCGGGGGAGTTGCTATCATTATTTATGGCGTGTATCTCTCGCAAGCTGGGGAATTACCGACAGGGGCGTTTATAGCTTTTCTCCTTTATTATTTTCAAACGATGCATATCATCACATCTGTTGTCACATCCATTACTGAACAAAAAGTGCTTATGAGTCAAGCAGAAAAACTTTATCGATTTTTACAAATACCATCTGTTGTTGAAGAAGCAAAAGAAATAGAAAGACTAGAAGTGGCACAGGGTAACATTTCGTTCGAAGGTGTTTCTTTTAGTTATCCAGATGGACAAAATGTATTAAATAAATTTAATTTATGCATAAAGGCAGGACAAAAAGTGGCATTAGTAGGGAAGAGTGGAAATGGTAAATCGACGATATTAAAGCTTTTTGGTCGTTTTTATGATCCTACTGAAGGGAAAATTTTATTAGATGGTAAGCCAATTGAAAAGCTATCATTTGAGGATTTAAGAGGAAATCTAGGCTTTGTATTTCAAGAAACCTACCTATTTGGAGCAAGTGTGCGCGACAACATCTTGTTTGGTAGACCAGATGCAACAGAGCAAGAGGTGGTAGATGCAGCCCAAGCTGCCTATGCACATGAATTTATTAGTGAATTACCTCAAGGATATGACACATTACTTGGAGAACGAGGTGTTAGGCTATCCGGAGGTCAAAAGCAGCGAATTTCAATTGCGAGAATGTTTATTAAAAATCCCCCCGTTATCCTACTGGATGAAGCAACTGCGTCTTTAGATACGATTAGTGAAAAAGAAGTTCAGGTGGCGCTCCATAGGCTTATGCAAGGGAGGACAACGATTACTGTTGCTCATCGGTTATCAACGATCAGGGACTATGACAATATTGTAATGGTTGAGGATGGTCGTGTGTGTGAATGTGGAAAGTTTGATGAATTGATGGACCAACAGGGAGCCTTTTATCAATTGGCAGCTGGAAAAACGTTAGAAGGTGCTTAA
- a CDS encoding AraC family transcriptional regulator, whose translation MKILNYLKLNEHPIQLRLEQNRTKTFTEVYHAHQGMELLYIHKGIGKVIIDQQIFHIDEGTLVIIKPFQLHHIQLLTSPSQPYVRSLIVFEPRQLESFLSQFPSLYELLQSMCYDKNINPVLKSEKLTELETIIKLYKKNAEEESPTELLEKQALFMLSLLSVIKPIWQESVKVIGNLQSQPSTVEQIMHWIDQHYMEHFKLKTLAEFVHLSPVYVSSLFRKHVDSSITEYLTARRIKEACWLLKSSDQSVEEIGESVGLTNFSYFCQLFKKSVGISPYQFRKMTLLQK comes from the coding sequence ATGAAGATATTAAATTATTTAAAGCTTAATGAACACCCTATCCAGCTTCGCTTGGAACAAAATAGAACGAAAACTTTTACAGAAGTATATCATGCACATCAGGGTATGGAACTATTGTATATACATAAGGGGATTGGAAAAGTAATTATCGATCAGCAAATTTTCCATATTGATGAGGGTACTTTGGTTATTATCAAACCATTTCAATTACACCATATTCAATTATTGACTTCTCCTAGTCAACCATACGTTCGTTCTTTAATTGTTTTTGAACCAAGGCAACTAGAAAGTTTTCTGTCTCAGTTTCCATCTCTTTATGAGCTTCTTCAAAGCATGTGTTACGATAAAAATATAAATCCTGTCCTTAAAAGTGAAAAACTTACAGAACTAGAAACTATCATAAAACTCTATAAGAAAAATGCTGAAGAAGAGTCGCCTACCGAACTTCTAGAAAAACAAGCATTATTTATGCTCTCTTTGCTATCTGTAATAAAGCCTATATGGCAAGAATCGGTAAAGGTTATCGGTAATTTACAATCTCAGCCATCTACTGTCGAACAAATCATGCATTGGATTGATCAGCATTACATGGAACACTTTAAATTGAAAACGCTTGCTGAATTCGTCCATTTATCTCCGGTATACGTATCTTCGTTATTTCGGAAGCACGTTGACAGTAGTATTACAGAATACTTAACTGCACGAAGAATTAAGGAGGCATGCTGGTTGTTAAAGTCAAGCGACCAGTCTGTAGAAGAAATTGGTGAGTCTGTTGGGCTCACCAATTTCTCATACTTTTGCCAGTTGTTTAAAAAAAGTGTAGGCATTAGCCCATACCAATTCAGAAAAATGACTTTACTCCAAAAATGA
- a CDS encoding Ig-like domain-containing protein, producing the protein MRHVKGKMTVLVAAILLMSTLLSGGGLYLADELSIDSVYFVDVEQLKYPENATIQSLPGENRYLEVKGTLMDGNETDLSEAKITLESSNPEVAIVDSEGTVKSMADGVAKITAVVISGEVRKSTSLFIQVRNPEKWLVDTALLHDKMTIEIGEPAILGAGDTIPSIQLDPHAEGSVTGELIRDGMVIQNLTETNLLEGSQEQLTFSGQVKESGHYEIHLEFSFSGQPILHDRFYFTVIDSSEIGGNESQVVYYGKDKKLEYVPDFKGNQILDFSNSGYKGGGVKIPNIQATVVIKPGEGDDTARIQEAIDQVSAMPILDNAFRGAVVLDKGTYEISGTLQIQASGVVLRGKGQAKDDTVLLATGIKKRNILEFKGLPLDPLENITTDITELFVPVGSRSFHVENPSAFQVGDEIIVRRYGNEHWIHEIDMDQIIPRPGADPDGTVQWSPFNLDFDRVITGIKGSIVTVDAPLANSIEERWGGGEIIKYDDYRIENVGVENLRVDTEFDPSVTKEQGGETYYADENHAQTFVKMDNVKNAWVRDVIGLHLSYSLVDVGKTSKWVTIQDTKSLDMVSVITGSRRYAYKYGGQLLLAQRVYAETARHAFLVDSRVAGPNVFLDSVSEKNYTTSEPHHRWSVGGLFDNVKAPISIQDRAWYGTGHGWSGANYVAWNTEGELTLQQPPTAQNYSIGHVGTVNLGDWPREGDLRPREQGYWESYGKHVKPKSLYLQQLEDRLGKQAVKNIKKTKVGGKKLDNPTTK; encoded by the coding sequence TTGAGACATGTAAAAGGTAAAATGACTGTTCTTGTTGCAGCAATTTTATTAATGAGCACTTTACTTTCGGGAGGTGGACTATATCTCGCTGATGAATTAAGTATTGACAGTGTGTATTTTGTGGATGTCGAGCAACTTAAATATCCCGAAAATGCAACGATTCAGTCTCTTCCCGGTGAAAATCGTTATTTAGAAGTAAAAGGCACATTGATGGATGGTAATGAAACAGATCTTTCAGAAGCAAAAATTACCTTGGAAAGTAGTAATCCTGAGGTAGCGATAGTTGATTCAGAAGGAACTGTAAAAAGTATGGCAGACGGTGTAGCGAAAATTACAGCTGTTGTTATTTCTGGAGAGGTAAGAAAGTCTACCTCACTGTTCATTCAGGTAAGAAACCCGGAAAAATGGCTTGTGGATACAGCATTGTTGCATGACAAAATGACGATTGAAATCGGGGAGCCAGCCATATTGGGAGCTGGTGATACAATTCCTTCCATCCAACTGGACCCTCACGCGGAAGGATCCGTTACAGGCGAACTTATCCGTGATGGCATGGTAATTCAAAATCTAACTGAAACGAATCTTCTCGAAGGCAGTCAAGAGCAACTTACATTTTCAGGACAGGTTAAAGAATCAGGACATTACGAAATCCATTTAGAATTCAGTTTTAGTGGTCAACCTATTTTACATGATCGCTTTTATTTTACAGTTATTGATTCATCAGAAATCGGCGGCAATGAGAGCCAGGTAGTCTATTACGGAAAGGATAAGAAATTAGAATACGTTCCGGATTTTAAAGGAAATCAAATTCTTGACTTTTCAAACAGTGGCTATAAAGGCGGAGGAGTTAAAATCCCTAATATACAAGCTACAGTCGTCATTAAACCAGGAGAAGGGGACGATACAGCCAGAATTCAAGAGGCTATTGATCAAGTATCTGCGATGCCAATCTTGGATAATGCTTTCCGAGGCGCTGTCGTACTAGATAAAGGAACCTATGAGATTAGTGGTACGCTACAAATTCAAGCGAGTGGTGTTGTATTACGAGGAAAAGGACAGGCCAAAGATGACACCGTACTGCTAGCAACAGGAATTAAAAAGAGGAATATTTTAGAATTTAAAGGTTTGCCATTGGATCCGCTTGAAAATATAACAACTGATATTACGGAATTATTCGTTCCAGTCGGTTCACGTTCCTTTCATGTTGAGAATCCAAGTGCATTTCAGGTAGGCGATGAGATCATTGTTCGCAGATATGGGAACGAGCACTGGATTCATGAAATTGATATGGACCAAATTATACCACGTCCTGGGGCTGATCCTGACGGGACAGTACAATGGTCTCCGTTCAATTTGGATTTCGACCGTGTGATTACGGGTATTAAAGGAAGTATTGTTACTGTAGATGCTCCTTTGGCTAATTCTATTGAAGAGAGATGGGGTGGGGGAGAGATTATAAAATATGATGACTACCGCATCGAAAATGTTGGAGTGGAGAATCTTCGTGTCGACACCGAGTTCGATCCTAGTGTGACGAAAGAACAAGGTGGTGAAACCTACTATGCAGACGAAAACCATGCACAAACATTTGTAAAGATGGATAATGTAAAAAATGCATGGGTGCGTGATGTGATCGGACTACATTTATCGTATAGTCTTGTCGATGTTGGAAAAACCTCCAAGTGGGTTACGATTCAGGACACCAAATCGTTGGACATGGTTAGTGTTATTACGGGAAGTCGCAGGTACGCTTATAAATACGGTGGGCAATTGCTACTGGCCCAACGTGTATATGCTGAAACGGCAAGACATGCTTTTTTAGTTGATAGCCGCGTAGCTGGACCGAATGTCTTTCTTGACAGTGTGAGTGAAAAAAATTACACAACGAGTGAACCACATCACAGATGGTCAGTCGGTGGGCTTTTTGACAATGTAAAAGCACCTATTTCTATTCAGGACCGCGCGTGGTACGGAACTGGGCATGGCTGGTCTGGGGCAAATTATGTTGCGTGGAACACAGAAGGTGAACTTACGTTACAACAACCTCCGACGGCACAAAATTATTCCATTGGACATGTAGGTACCGTTAACTTAGGTGATTGGCCGCGTGAGGGTGATCTTCGTCCTCGTGAGCAAGGGTATTGGGAAAGCTATGGAAAGCATGTTAAGCCAAAAAGTTTATATTTACAGCAGCTTGAAGACCGGCTTGGCAAACAGGCTGTGAAAAATATAAAGAAAACTAAAGTAGGTGGTAAGAAACTAGATAATCCTACTACGAAGTAA